The Peribacillus simplex genome contains a region encoding:
- a CDS encoding biotin-dependent carboxyltransferase family protein, with the protein MSLRVIKPGLLTSIQDLGRKGFQQHGVIVSGAMDGHSLRIANMLVGNEEGEAALEITLMGPTIKIEKNCLISITGGNLSPTIDNHAIPMWRPILVKNGSMLRFEGCKSGCRAYLTVAGGFAIPEVMESKSTYLRAGIGGFMGRALKADDVLEFNEPSKTLGDKAFNGSFSFPNWFVNEKEFMPGGKPLIRFIDGSQYESFTDSSKDSFVAGAFKVSNQSDRMGYRLSGPTLELKDNGELLSEAVTNGSVQVPPDGNPIILLADSQTTGGYPKMAQVITADLPSIAQVKPGESIQFSRVNLKEAEKLLLQKERQLKELQVSISLALNKWLDT; encoded by the coding sequence GTGAGCCTGCGCGTAATCAAACCGGGATTATTGACGAGTATACAGGATCTTGGAAGAAAAGGATTTCAGCAACATGGGGTGATCGTAAGCGGGGCGATGGATGGACATTCTTTACGAATTGCCAATATGCTGGTTGGCAATGAAGAAGGAGAAGCGGCATTGGAAATTACTTTAATGGGTCCGACCATTAAAATCGAGAAAAATTGCCTGATTTCGATAACGGGTGGAAATTTATCACCTACAATCGATAATCACGCTATTCCGATGTGGAGGCCCATTCTTGTGAAAAATGGATCGATGCTTCGATTTGAAGGGTGTAAATCAGGTTGCAGGGCTTATTTAACAGTGGCGGGAGGCTTCGCCATTCCTGAAGTTATGGAGAGCAAAAGCACTTATCTAAGGGCTGGGATTGGCGGCTTTATGGGGAGGGCATTAAAGGCTGACGATGTCTTGGAGTTTAATGAACCTTCGAAAACTCTTGGTGATAAGGCGTTCAACGGGTCATTTTCCTTCCCAAATTGGTTTGTCAATGAGAAGGAGTTCATGCCAGGAGGAAAACCTCTCATCCGTTTCATCGATGGAAGCCAATATGAAAGTTTCACAGATTCAAGTAAAGATAGTTTTGTAGCGGGGGCATTTAAAGTTTCCAATCAATCCGACCGCATGGGATATAGATTATCAGGACCGACACTGGAATTAAAGGATAATGGGGAGTTATTATCTGAAGCGGTCACAAATGGGTCCGTTCAGGTTCCTCCTGATGGAAACCCGATCATTCTCCTTGCGGATAGCCAAACGACTGGCGGATATCCTAAGATGGCACAGGTGATCACGGCAGATTTACCAAGTATCGCGCAGGTTAAACCAGGGGAATCCATTCAGTTCTCACGGGTGAACCTGAAGGAGGCTGAAAAGCTTTTGCTTCAAAAAGAACGACAATTGAAGGAATTGCAGGTTTCGATATCCTTAGCCCTGAACAAATGGCTGGATACATAA
- the pxpA gene encoding 5-oxoprolinase subunit PxpA: MNTVDLNCDLGESFGAYRIGNDQEILDYVTSVNVACGFHAGDPTVMRKTVQLALGKNVKIGAHPGLQDLIGFGRRNMNISPQEAYDIVVYQIGALNGFLQSEGGSMQHVKPHGALYNMAAKNKELSMAIAEAVYKVNPELILFGLSGSELIRAGQAIGLQTGSEVFADRTYQHDGSLTSRLEKDAMIENDDDAVAQVIRMVKEGKVLSQQGTDVALKADTVCIHGDGTHALSFARHVKKSLELSEITVKSFS, encoded by the coding sequence ATGAACACGGTTGATTTGAATTGTGATTTAGGAGAAAGTTTTGGCGCTTACCGTATTGGTAATGATCAAGAGATTTTGGATTATGTAACATCTGTCAATGTAGCTTGTGGATTCCACGCTGGTGATCCGACAGTCATGAGAAAAACGGTTCAGCTTGCTTTAGGGAAAAATGTCAAAATCGGAGCCCACCCAGGTTTACAGGATTTAATAGGATTTGGCAGGCGCAATATGAATATTTCACCACAGGAAGCTTATGATATTGTCGTCTATCAAATTGGTGCATTAAATGGCTTTCTGCAATCCGAAGGCGGAAGTATGCAGCATGTGAAACCGCATGGGGCTTTGTACAATATGGCCGCAAAGAACAAAGAGTTATCCATGGCCATTGCCGAAGCTGTATATAAAGTGAATCCCGAGCTTATCTTATTTGGTTTGTCGGGCAGTGAATTAATACGTGCCGGACAGGCTATCGGATTGCAAACCGGGAGTGAAGTATTTGCCGATCGTACCTACCAACATGACGGTTCATTGACTTCCCGATTGGAAAAGGACGCAATGATCGAAAACGATGATGATGCCGTTGCGCAAGTCATTCGCATGGTGAAGGAAGGGAAGGTTCTGTCCCAACAAGGCACAGATGTGGCTTTAAAAGCAGATACTGTTTGTATTCACGGGGACGGAACACATGCTTTATCCTTTGCTCGGCATGTTAAAAAGTCTTTAGAATTATCTGAAATAACAGTCAAGTCCTTTTCTTGA
- the pxpB gene encoding 5-oxoprolinase subunit PxpB: MPEKLLNITACTLSPLGDSAIVITFGNGMEYSIHKKIKLLMDLLEDEPFAGFIECVPAFTNLTVFYDPFVVYKDQKKSNDTEISPYEAVRSIMEMKLQDLKEIKEISHRTVSIPVCYGKEYGPDLEYVARYNDLTTDEVIHIHSTGEYLAYMIGFAPGFPFLGGMSEEIATPRRSSPRMTIPAGAVGIAGMQTGVYPISTPGGWQLIGQTPTKLFLPNVNPPSLLQAGDIVKFQPITDQEYKEMILKEGLQ; this comes from the coding sequence ATGCCTGAAAAGCTATTGAATATAACTGCATGTACACTTTCTCCATTGGGCGATTCCGCAATCGTGATTACATTCGGGAATGGAATGGAATACAGCATACACAAAAAAATAAAATTGTTAATGGATTTACTTGAAGATGAACCTTTTGCAGGATTTATAGAATGTGTACCCGCATTTACTAATTTGACGGTTTTTTATGATCCATTTGTTGTTTATAAGGATCAAAAAAAAAGCAATGATACGGAAATATCTCCTTATGAAGCGGTCCGTTCCATCATGGAAATGAAATTACAGGATTTAAAAGAAATTAAGGAAATCTCACATCGAACAGTTTCCATTCCCGTGTGCTATGGGAAGGAATATGGACCGGATTTGGAATATGTTGCCCGTTATAATGATTTGACTACTGATGAAGTCATTCACATTCATTCAACCGGGGAGTATTTGGCCTATATGATCGGGTTCGCACCAGGTTTCCCGTTTCTTGGCGGAATGTCGGAAGAAATAGCGACACCTAGGCGTTCCTCTCCCCGAATGACCATTCCTGCAGGGGCAGTAGGAATCGCCGGTATGCAAACGGGTGTATATCCTATATCTACACCTGGTGGATGGCAATTGATCGGACAGACGCCAACCAAACTATTTTTACCGAATGTAAATCCTCCAAGTCTATTACAAGCAGGAGACATCGTGAAGTTCCAACCGATAACGGATCAAGAATATAAAGAAATGATCCTTAAGGAGGGATTACAGTGA
- a CDS encoding putative hydro-lyase, translated as MIDLSQATPAELRSMIRNNELIKPTAGMANGYAQANLAILKKEHAFDFLLFCQRNPKSCPLLDVTEIGSPIPAFAAKSGDIRTDIPKYRVYRYGELVEEVTDISNYWEDDMVGFLIGCSFTFEHALLNNDISIRHIEEGCNVPMYKTNIPCIEAGIFHGKMVASMRPIPQKDVVRATQVTSRFPAVHGSPIHIGDPEAIGVSNIQHPDFGDPVTIRDGEVPVFWACGVTPQSIAMETKPEIMITHAPGHMFITDIRDEKLGVL; from the coding sequence ATGATCGATCTTTCTCAAGCTACCCCGGCTGAGTTGCGTTCAATGATTCGAAACAACGAATTGATTAAACCGACTGCCGGCATGGCTAACGGTTATGCACAAGCGAACTTAGCCATCTTAAAAAAAGAGCATGCTTTTGATTTTTTATTATTCTGTCAGCGCAACCCTAAATCCTGTCCATTGCTGGACGTTACGGAAATTGGTTCACCCATTCCTGCATTCGCAGCAAAGTCTGGGGATATACGTACCGATATACCTAAATATAGGGTATATAGATATGGGGAATTAGTGGAAGAAGTAACGGATATCTCAAACTATTGGGAAGACGATATGGTTGGATTTTTGATCGGGTGCAGCTTTACATTCGAACACGCCCTTTTGAATAATGATATTTCGATTCGCCATATTGAAGAGGGATGCAATGTGCCTATGTATAAAACCAATATTCCATGCATTGAAGCAGGGATTTTTCATGGGAAAATGGTAGCTAGCATGAGGCCGATTCCACAAAAGGATGTGGTGAGGGCAACGCAAGTGACATCGCGGTTTCCTGCAGTTCATGGGTCACCAATCCATATTGGTGACCCTGAAGCGATCGGAGTTTCCAACATTCAGCATCCGGATTTTGGTGATCCAGTCACGATTCGTGATGGGGAAGTCCCGGTTTTTTGGGCATGTGGTGTAACGCCGCAATCCATTGCTATGGAGACCAAACCGGAGATCATGATCACGCATGCACCTGGACATATGTTCATTACGGACATTCGTGATGAGAAATTAGGAGTTTTATAA
- a CDS encoding NRAMP family divalent metal transporter, with protein sequence MATSAIGPGFLMQTTVYTQSLAASFGFVILISVILDIFAQTNVWRIIAVSEKRGQEIANMVLPGLGYVLAALIVMGGLAFNIGNIAGAGLGLNAMTGISPTAGAAISAVIAVLIFVVKEAGKAMDRFTQIAGFFMICLMIYVAWTTSPPVGEAVVRTFAPDKIDIIAIVTLVGGSVGGYITFAGGHRLLDAGVKGVGALPEVTKSSIMGILITTVMRVALFLAVLGVVSKGLQIDPGNPAASVFQLAAGNVGYKIFGIVMWAAAITSVVGAAYTSVSFIRTFSEKINKKANWIIIGFIVVSTICFLLIGQPVKVLLVVGAINGLILPIALGTLLIAAYKKNIVGDYKHPLWLTISGVFVVVIMALMGVYTLMKQLPALF encoded by the coding sequence ATGGCAACATCGGCAATAGGACCAGGTTTTTTAATGCAAACAACGGTTTATACACAAAGTCTTGCGGCAAGTTTCGGATTCGTCATTCTTATTTCGGTCATTCTTGATATATTTGCCCAAACAAATGTATGGCGCATTATAGCTGTATCCGAAAAACGGGGTCAAGAGATTGCAAACATGGTCCTTCCTGGGCTGGGTTATGTACTTGCCGCACTGATCGTTATGGGCGGGCTGGCATTTAATATTGGAAATATCGCAGGAGCCGGATTAGGTCTAAATGCGATGACGGGAATATCCCCCACGGCCGGGGCGGCAATAAGCGCGGTCATCGCCGTACTGATTTTTGTAGTGAAAGAAGCAGGAAAAGCGATGGACCGTTTTACGCAAATTGCCGGATTTTTCATGATTTGTTTGATGATTTATGTTGCTTGGACAACCTCTCCTCCAGTCGGGGAAGCGGTAGTGAGGACTTTTGCACCTGATAAAATCGATATTATCGCAATCGTTACATTAGTGGGTGGATCTGTAGGCGGCTATATTACATTTGCAGGGGGACACCGTCTCTTGGATGCAGGCGTGAAAGGTGTTGGAGCATTACCTGAAGTCACAAAGAGTTCGATAATGGGGATATTGATCACTACGGTCATGCGTGTTGCATTATTTCTAGCCGTATTGGGTGTTGTTTCGAAAGGTTTACAAATTGATCCGGGTAACCCTGCAGCATCCGTTTTTCAACTCGCAGCTGGTAATGTAGGATATAAAATCTTCGGTATCGTAATGTGGGCGGCCGCAATCACATCAGTAGTTGGAGCGGCATATACTTCCGTTTCATTCATCAGAACATTCAGCGAAAAAATTAATAAGAAGGCGAACTGGATAATCATTGGTTTTATTGTCGTTTCGACCATTTGCTTTCTATTAATTGGTCAACCGGTTAAAGTACTGCTAGTAGTCGGGGCCATCAATGGACTCATTTTACCAATTGCCCTTGGGACATTGCTAATTGCCGCATATAAGAAAAACATCGTGGGTGATTATAAGCATCCTTTATGGTTAACGATTTCCGGTGTGTTCGTGGTAGTCATCATGGCGTTAATGGGCGTATATACATTAATGAAACAACTGCCAGCACTTTTTTAA
- the solA gene encoding N-methyl-L-tryptophan oxidase: MHYDVIVIGAGSMGMSSGYYLSKKGQKVLLLDSFAPPHNKGSHHGETRIIRHAYGEGREYVSLALKAQKLWGDLERNSGEQLFLPTGVLNAGSENSTFINQVKVGAKEYGLPMEILDSHEIHDRWPGITLPEDYIGCYESTSGVLKSEECIRAYQQLANSNGADIIVNSEVRNIVVHGDGVTVITDEQSFHSESLVVAVGAWAPKILAMLDLNLPLEPIRKTFAWFHANEKLYNHNDFPAFSFDTSVGTYYGFPSINGSGLKIGRHDGGNLINPDGCIEGFGDLDDDEGDLVKFLRKYMPADQKMKYGKTCIYTMTPDEHFIVDKHPHYPHIAIAAGFSGHGFKFSSVMGEILSDLIISGTSQEDISLFSINRFNN; encoded by the coding sequence ATGCACTATGATGTAATTGTAATTGGAGCTGGATCTATGGGAATGTCTTCAGGTTATTACCTTTCAAAAAAAGGACAAAAAGTATTATTATTGGATTCCTTTGCTCCTCCTCATAATAAGGGCAGCCATCACGGGGAAACAAGAATTATTAGACATGCTTATGGTGAAGGAAGGGAGTATGTTTCGTTGGCACTTAAAGCCCAAAAGCTATGGGGTGACTTGGAAAGAAATTCGGGGGAACAATTATTTCTTCCAACGGGGGTCCTGAATGCTGGAAGCGAAAATTCCACTTTCATTAATCAAGTGAAAGTGGGGGCAAAGGAATATGGTTTACCTATGGAAATCTTGGATTCACATGAAATTCATGATAGATGGCCTGGTATAACACTGCCAGAAGATTACATTGGGTGCTATGAATCGACTTCGGGCGTGTTGAAAAGTGAAGAGTGCATAAGAGCGTATCAACAACTCGCGAATTCTAATGGTGCCGACATCATTGTAAACAGTGAAGTAAGGAACATAGTAGTTCATGGTGATGGGGTCACGGTTATAACGGATGAACAGTCATTCCACTCAGAATCTTTAGTGGTTGCAGTTGGGGCATGGGCCCCGAAAATACTGGCGATGTTAGATTTAAATCTGCCGCTAGAACCCATTAGAAAAACATTTGCTTGGTTTCATGCAAATGAAAAATTATATAATCATAATGATTTTCCGGCTTTTTCTTTTGATACTTCAGTTGGTACATACTATGGCTTTCCTAGTATAAATGGTTCCGGATTGAAAATAGGGAGACATGATGGAGGAAACCTTATAAATCCTGATGGCTGTATTGAAGGGTTTGGTGATTTGGATGATGATGAGGGTGATTTGGTGAAGTTTTTACGGAAATATATGCCTGCCGATCAAAAAATGAAATATGGGAAAACTTGCATCTACACCATGACCCCTGATGAGCATTTCATAGTGGATAAACATCCTCATTATCCACACATTGCTATAGCAGCGGGTTTCTCTGGACACGGTTTTAAATTCAGCAGTGTCATGGGTGAAATTTTGAGTGACTTGATTATCTCCGGTACTAGCCAGGAAGATATTTCATTGTTTTCGATTAATCGATTCAATAATTGA
- a CDS encoding molybdopterin oxidoreductase family protein — protein sequence MQRDKFFKEVENVLHPNETLVKTHCAYCGMQCGMNLRVNRATNKVIGVEPRYDWPVTVGKMCPKGVTAYQQTNHDDRILTPLIRDDASLKGTKEGFREASWDEAYDLIAKKFSALQKKYGKDALSVFSGVSMTNEKCYLTGKFARVALGTRYIDYNGRFCMSSAAGGFLRSFGVDRGSTLPWTDIHETDCLFLAGSNTAECHPTSMFRVWNVQERGGYIIVADPRETPVARRADVHLDLRPGTDLALANGILNELIQNGYADEEFINYHTNGFEETKELVKEFTPEYTSELTGVAPEKIIRAAEIYGKAPNAVVMFARGIEQQHKGVDNVSGYTNMALVTGKIGRPKSGVATFTGQGNGQGGREHGQKADLLPGYRKITNPEHVKEVCNVWNITPEEMPKPGVSAYEMFELMEQKTIRGLYLLCSNPAVSAPNLNFVRSAMKNLDFMLCSDFYLSESAEFADVILPSVTWSEDEGTVTNLEGRIIKINKAQEPIGESKPDWQMQVELAERLGRGRYFSHMKTAKDVADEFRLASKGGNADYYGATWDKIDKQDGVFWPCKDENDKGTPHMFLDKKFYHADGKAKICALPYRPPAEEPDDKYPLRLTTGRVVYHYLSGNQTRRIQFLRDMCPEPYVEVHPDTAKKYNMDHEDKVRLYTRRGEAIYKVKITEAIREDTVFVPYHFGHEQSINLLTIAALDPISRMPEFKVCAAQMEKVEIKKVQ from the coding sequence ATGCAAAGGGATAAGTTTTTCAAAGAGGTGGAGAATGTGTTGCACCCTAATGAAACATTGGTTAAAACGCATTGTGCATATTGCGGAATGCAGTGCGGGATGAATTTACGGGTAAATAGAGCGACAAATAAAGTCATTGGGGTTGAACCACGTTATGACTGGCCCGTAACTGTTGGGAAAATGTGTCCAAAAGGGGTTACAGCTTACCAGCAGACGAACCATGATGATCGCATTTTAACACCGCTTATTCGTGATGATGCATCATTAAAGGGAACAAAGGAAGGCTTCCGAGAAGCAAGCTGGGATGAAGCATATGATTTAATCGCGAAAAAATTCAGTGCGCTTCAAAAAAAATATGGAAAAGATGCATTATCCGTTTTCAGCGGCGTATCAATGACGAATGAAAAATGTTATTTAACAGGGAAATTTGCACGTGTGGCTCTTGGAACACGCTACATTGACTATAATGGCAGATTCTGCATGTCTAGTGCGGCCGGGGGATTCCTTCGTTCTTTCGGTGTGGATAGAGGTTCAACTTTACCCTGGACAGATATTCATGAAACGGATTGTTTATTTCTTGCAGGAAGCAACACAGCAGAATGCCATCCAACTTCTATGTTCCGTGTTTGGAACGTTCAAGAAAGAGGCGGTTACATTATCGTGGCGGATCCCCGCGAAACGCCTGTTGCAAGAAGGGCGGATGTTCATCTTGATTTGAGACCGGGAACGGACCTTGCCCTTGCTAATGGAATCTTAAATGAATTAATTCAAAATGGTTATGCTGATGAAGAATTTATTAATTATCATACAAATGGATTTGAAGAAACAAAAGAGCTTGTAAAAGAATTTACGCCGGAATATACGAGTGAGCTTACAGGTGTTGCACCGGAAAAGATCATTCGCGCAGCAGAGATTTACGGAAAAGCACCGAATGCAGTTGTCATGTTTGCCCGTGGAATTGAACAGCAGCATAAGGGCGTTGACAATGTTTCGGGATATACAAACATGGCGCTTGTGACAGGTAAGATTGGCCGTCCGAAGTCTGGTGTAGCAACATTCACTGGTCAAGGAAACGGACAGGGTGGACGCGAGCATGGTCAGAAAGCGGATTTATTGCCAGGATACCGGAAAATCACGAATCCTGAACATGTAAAAGAAGTTTGTAACGTATGGAATATCACTCCGGAGGAAATGCCTAAGCCTGGTGTTTCGGCATATGAAATGTTTGAACTGATGGAGCAAAAAACGATTCGCGGATTGTATCTGCTATGTTCTAACCCTGCAGTATCTGCCCCTAATTTGAATTTTGTCAGAAGCGCGATGAAAAACCTGGATTTTATGCTGTGTTCCGATTTCTATCTTTCTGAATCAGCAGAGTTTGCAGATGTGATCCTGCCGTCCGTAACGTGGTCGGAAGATGAAGGAACAGTTACAAATCTTGAAGGACGCATTATAAAGATAAATAAAGCACAAGAACCAATCGGAGAATCTAAGCCAGATTGGCAAATGCAAGTAGAGCTTGCAGAACGTCTTGGGAGAGGAAGATATTTTTCCCATATGAAAACTGCAAAAGATGTGGCAGATGAATTCAGACTGGCCAGTAAAGGCGGAAATGCAGATTATTACGGCGCCACATGGGATAAGATTGACAAACAGGACGGAGTATTTTGGCCTTGTAAGGATGAAAATGACAAGGGAACGCCGCATATGTTCCTGGATAAAAAATTCTATCACGCAGACGGTAAAGCGAAAATTTGTGCACTTCCTTACCGTCCCCCTGCTGAGGAGCCAGATGACAAATATCCGCTTCGTTTAACAACTGGACGTGTCGTTTACCACTATTTATCAGGGAACCAGACGAGAAGAATTCAGTTCCTTCGTGATATGTGTCCGGAACCTTATGTGGAAGTACATCCGGATACAGCAAAAAAATACAATATGGACCATGAGGATAAGGTCCGCCTGTATACCCGAAGAGGTGAGGCAATCTATAAAGTGAAAATTACAGAAGCAATTCGTGAAGACACTGTATTTGTTCCATACCACTTTGGGCACGAGCAATCCATCAATCTATTAACCATTGCAGCGCTTGATCCAATCTCTCGTATGCCGGAATTTAAGGTCTGTGCAGCCCAAATGGAAAAAGTCGAAATAAAGAAGGTGCAATAA